The following coding sequences lie in one Rutidosis leptorrhynchoides isolate AG116_Rl617_1_P2 chromosome 6, CSIRO_AGI_Rlap_v1, whole genome shotgun sequence genomic window:
- the LOC139855900 gene encoding probable pre-mRNA-splicing factor ATP-dependent RNA helicase DEAH9 isoform X1: MAQFWKPGTAKPRLLDDEEGGVLFYSAAPSSTYGYASLETQRQRLPVYRYRNSILYLVETHATTIIVGETGSGKTTQIPQYLKEAGWADGGRIIACTQPRRLAVQSVAARLAEEMGVTLGEEVGYTIRFEDVTNSDLTRIKFLTDGVLLREMMDDPLLSKYSVIMVDEAHERSLSTDILLGLLKKIQRRRPELRLIIASATIEAKSIAAFFHTRKRRPKLEGEYQGVLTEPAILSVEGRGFNVQIFYVEEPVSDYLQATVSTVLSIHDKEPMGDILVFLTGQDDIDAAVQLITEEAQNRGKSSLGMIILPLYSGLTRADQDLVFSPSPRGKRKVVISTNIAETSLTLEGVVYVVDSGFSKQRFYNPITDIENLVVAPISKASARQRAGRAGRVRPGKCYRLYTEDYFINEMSSHGIPEMQRSNLVSSVIQLKALGIDNILGFDWPASPSSEAMVRALEVLYSLGVLDDDAKLTSPVGFQVAELPLDPMISKMIIASDQLGCSEEIITVSAILSVQSIWISVKGQRELDEAKLRFAAAEGDHVTFLNVYKGFLQSNKSSKWCHKNFINYHAMKKVMEVREQLRRVAQRLGLTLKSCQNDMQVLRRAVTAGFFANACRLEPYSHNGMYKTVRSSQEVYIHPSSILFRVNPKWVLYHSLVSTDRQYMRNVISIDPSWLREAAPHFYQQPPLNPNRH, translated from the exons ATGGCGCAATTTTGGAAACCTGGCACGGCCAAACCTCGCCTGCTCGACGACGAAGAAGGCGGCGTTCTTTTCTACTCCGCAGCTCCATCATCCAC ATATGGATATGCGAGTTTAGAGACACAGAGACAGCGACTACCTGTATATAGATACAGAAATAGTATATTGTATCTAGTGGAGACTCATGCCACTACAATCATTGTTGGAGAAACAGGGAGTGGCAAAACCACTCAAATCCCTCAG TACCTTAAGGAAGCAGGATGGGCCGATGGTGGTCGTATTATCGCATGTACTCAACCGCGACGGTTGGCTGTGCAG AGTGTTGCTGCGAGGTTGGCGGAAGAAATGGGAGTGACTCTCGGGGAGGAAGTTGGTTATACTATACGGTTTGAAGATGTCACAAATTCA GACTTAACTAGGATTAAATTTCTCACTGATGGAGTATTACTAAGGGAAATGATGGATGATCCTCTGCTAAGCAAGTACAG TGTGATTATGGTAGATGAGGCTCATGAGAGATCCCTTTCAACGGACATATTGTTGGGTCTCCTTAAAAAG ATACAACGTCGCAGGCCCGAGTTGCGCCTAATCATTGCATCAGCCACAATTGAAGCGAAGTCAATTGCTGCGTTTTTCCACACCAG GAAAAGGCGGCCTAAATTGGAAGGAGAATATCAAGGAGTGCTGACAGAACCTGCTATTTTGTCTGTTGAG GGTAGAGGATTCAATGTACAGATTTTCTATGTTGAGGAGCCTGTTTCAGATTATCTTCAAGCTACTGTTTCAACAGTGTTGTCAATTCATGATAAG GAGCCAATGGGAGACATTCTTGTGTTCTTAACTGGCCAAGATGATATTGATGCTGCAGTTCAATTGATCACAGAAGAAGCCCAAAACAGGGGCAAGTCTTCTTTag GAATGATTATTTTGCCTTTGTATTCGGGACTCACTCGTGCAGATCag GATTTGGTGTTTTCTCCTTCTCCTAGAGGAAAAAGGAAGGTGGTGATCTCAACAAATATTGCTGAAACATCCCTTACGCTGGAG GGTGTTGTTTACGTTGTTGATAGTGGTTTCTCGAAACAGCGGTTCTACAACCCG ATTACAGATATAGAAAATCTTGTAGTGGCACCAATATCCAAAGCCTCTGCTAGGCAGAGAGCTGGAAGGGCTGGACGGGTACGGCCTGGCAAGTGTTACAG GCTTTACACAGAAGATTATTTTATCAATGAGATGTCCTCACATGGGATTCCTGAGATGCAGAGATCAAACCTTGTTTCTAGTGTGATTCAG TTAAAAGCGTTAGGAATTGATAACATTTTAGGGTTTGATTGGCCAGCATCACCTTCATCTGAAGCAATGGTTAGAGCTCTTGAAGTACTTTATTCACTAGGAGTCCTTGATGATGATGCCAAACTCACTTCACCTGTGGGATTTCAAGTTGCTGAGCTACCGTTG GATCCCATGATCTCAAAAATGATCATAGCTTCAGACCAACTTGGATGCTCCGAAGAAATAATCACTGTATCTGCTATCCTCTCAGTTCAG TCAATATGGATATCTGTTAAGGGGCAGAGGGAGCTGGACGAAGCCAAATTGAGATTCGCTGCAGCAGAG GGTGATCATGTGACCTTCCTCAATGTATACAAGGGATTTCTTCAGTCTAATAAATCGTCAAAATGGTGTCACAAAAACTTTATCAATTACCATGCAATG AAAAAGGTAATGGAAGTTAGAGAACAGCTAAGAAGAGTAGCACAGCGACTAGGATTAACCCTAAAATCATGCCAAAACGATATGCAG GTACTAAGAAGGGCAGTGACCGCTGGATTTTTTGCCAATGCATGTCGTTTAGAG CCATATAGTCATAACGGGATGTACAAGACTGTCAGGAGTTCTCAAGAAGTTTACATCCATCCATCATCTATATTGTTCAG GGTGAATCCAAAATGGGTTTTATATCATTCACTAGTGTCAACTGATCGACAGTACATGCGTAATGTCATTTCAATTGATCCTTCCTGGTTGAGAGAGGCTGCACCTCACTTTTACCAGCAACCACCACTCAATCCTAATCGTCACTAG
- the LOC139855900 gene encoding probable pre-mRNA-splicing factor ATP-dependent RNA helicase DEAH9 isoform X2 — MAQFWKPGTAKPRLLDDEEGGVLFYSAAPSSTYGYASLETQRQRLPVYRYRNSILYLVETHATTIIVGETGSGKTTQIPQYLKEAGWADGGRIIACTQPRRLAVQSVAARLAEEMGVTLGEEVGYTIRFEDVTNSDLTRIKFLTDGVLLREMMDDPLLSKYSVIMVDEAHERSLSTDILLGLLKKIQRRRPELRLIIASATIEAKSIAAFFHTRKRRPKLEGEYQGVLTEPAILSVEGRGFNVQIFYVEEPVSDYLQATVSTVLSIHDKEPMGDILVFLTGQDDIDAAVQLITEEAQNRGKSSLGMIILPLYSGLTRADQDLVFSPSPRGKRKVVISTNIAETSLTLERFYNPITDIENLVVAPISKASARQRAGRAGRVRPGKCYRLYTEDYFINEMSSHGIPEMQRSNLVSSVIQLKALGIDNILGFDWPASPSSEAMVRALEVLYSLGVLDDDAKLTSPVGFQVAELPLDPMISKMIIASDQLGCSEEIITVSAILSVQSIWISVKGQRELDEAKLRFAAAEGDHVTFLNVYKGFLQSNKSSKWCHKNFINYHAMKKVMEVREQLRRVAQRLGLTLKSCQNDMQVLRRAVTAGFFANACRLEPYSHNGMYKTVRSSQEVYIHPSSILFRVNPKWVLYHSLVSTDRQYMRNVISIDPSWLREAAPHFYQQPPLNPNRH, encoded by the exons ATGGCGCAATTTTGGAAACCTGGCACGGCCAAACCTCGCCTGCTCGACGACGAAGAAGGCGGCGTTCTTTTCTACTCCGCAGCTCCATCATCCAC ATATGGATATGCGAGTTTAGAGACACAGAGACAGCGACTACCTGTATATAGATACAGAAATAGTATATTGTATCTAGTGGAGACTCATGCCACTACAATCATTGTTGGAGAAACAGGGAGTGGCAAAACCACTCAAATCCCTCAG TACCTTAAGGAAGCAGGATGGGCCGATGGTGGTCGTATTATCGCATGTACTCAACCGCGACGGTTGGCTGTGCAG AGTGTTGCTGCGAGGTTGGCGGAAGAAATGGGAGTGACTCTCGGGGAGGAAGTTGGTTATACTATACGGTTTGAAGATGTCACAAATTCA GACTTAACTAGGATTAAATTTCTCACTGATGGAGTATTACTAAGGGAAATGATGGATGATCCTCTGCTAAGCAAGTACAG TGTGATTATGGTAGATGAGGCTCATGAGAGATCCCTTTCAACGGACATATTGTTGGGTCTCCTTAAAAAG ATACAACGTCGCAGGCCCGAGTTGCGCCTAATCATTGCATCAGCCACAATTGAAGCGAAGTCAATTGCTGCGTTTTTCCACACCAG GAAAAGGCGGCCTAAATTGGAAGGAGAATATCAAGGAGTGCTGACAGAACCTGCTATTTTGTCTGTTGAG GGTAGAGGATTCAATGTACAGATTTTCTATGTTGAGGAGCCTGTTTCAGATTATCTTCAAGCTACTGTTTCAACAGTGTTGTCAATTCATGATAAG GAGCCAATGGGAGACATTCTTGTGTTCTTAACTGGCCAAGATGATATTGATGCTGCAGTTCAATTGATCACAGAAGAAGCCCAAAACAGGGGCAAGTCTTCTTTag GAATGATTATTTTGCCTTTGTATTCGGGACTCACTCGTGCAGATCag GATTTGGTGTTTTCTCCTTCTCCTAGAGGAAAAAGGAAGGTGGTGATCTCAACAAATATTGCTGAAACATCCCTTACGCTGGAG CGGTTCTACAACCCG ATTACAGATATAGAAAATCTTGTAGTGGCACCAATATCCAAAGCCTCTGCTAGGCAGAGAGCTGGAAGGGCTGGACGGGTACGGCCTGGCAAGTGTTACAG GCTTTACACAGAAGATTATTTTATCAATGAGATGTCCTCACATGGGATTCCTGAGATGCAGAGATCAAACCTTGTTTCTAGTGTGATTCAG TTAAAAGCGTTAGGAATTGATAACATTTTAGGGTTTGATTGGCCAGCATCACCTTCATCTGAAGCAATGGTTAGAGCTCTTGAAGTACTTTATTCACTAGGAGTCCTTGATGATGATGCCAAACTCACTTCACCTGTGGGATTTCAAGTTGCTGAGCTACCGTTG GATCCCATGATCTCAAAAATGATCATAGCTTCAGACCAACTTGGATGCTCCGAAGAAATAATCACTGTATCTGCTATCCTCTCAGTTCAG TCAATATGGATATCTGTTAAGGGGCAGAGGGAGCTGGACGAAGCCAAATTGAGATTCGCTGCAGCAGAG GGTGATCATGTGACCTTCCTCAATGTATACAAGGGATTTCTTCAGTCTAATAAATCGTCAAAATGGTGTCACAAAAACTTTATCAATTACCATGCAATG AAAAAGGTAATGGAAGTTAGAGAACAGCTAAGAAGAGTAGCACAGCGACTAGGATTAACCCTAAAATCATGCCAAAACGATATGCAG GTACTAAGAAGGGCAGTGACCGCTGGATTTTTTGCCAATGCATGTCGTTTAGAG CCATATAGTCATAACGGGATGTACAAGACTGTCAGGAGTTCTCAAGAAGTTTACATCCATCCATCATCTATATTGTTCAG GGTGAATCCAAAATGGGTTTTATATCATTCACTAGTGTCAACTGATCGACAGTACATGCGTAATGTCATTTCAATTGATCCTTCCTGGTTGAGAGAGGCTGCACCTCACTTTTACCAGCAACCACCACTCAATCCTAATCGTCACTAG